From the genome of Caminibacter pacificus, one region includes:
- the dksA gene encoding RNA polymerase-binding protein DksA, whose amino-acid sequence MSININHFKEILLMRKAELEKILYNISNEINDISKCDIKDDGDFAAASMDSGRDYQIYLNQKKELAEIEEALKRIEEGTYGICEMCDEPIQEERLKIKPYAKYCIICREIIEKEGK is encoded by the coding sequence ATGAGTATCAATATCAACCATTTTAAAGAAATTTTGCTTATGAGAAAAGCGGAGCTTGAAAAAATTTTATATAATATCTCAAACGAAATAAACGACATCAGCAAATGCGACATTAAAGACGACGGAGACTTCGCCGCTGCAAGTATGGATAGCGGTAGAGACTACCAAATTTATCTCAACCAAAAAAAAGAACTTGCCGAAATCGAAGAAGCATTAAAAAGAATCGAAGAAGGAACATACGGTATTTGCGAAATGTGCGACGAGCCTATCCAAGAAGAGAGGCTAAAAATCAAGCCGTACGCAAAATATTGTATAATATGTAGAGAAATTATTGAGAAAGAAGGCAAATGA
- the accD gene encoding acetyl-CoA carboxylase, carboxyltransferase subunit beta, with protein sequence MGFGDFLKKFKKPQPSKQEQTTWVKCPACGAISFYKEVQKQHNTCPKCGYHFRMSAQERIEMLADEGTFVEYDKNLEPNDPLNFVDKKSYKKRIEENYKKTGRKSSVISGECKINEIPTQLVVFDFAFMGGSLGSVEGEKIARAVMRAIEKRQGLVIVSTSGGARMQESTFSLMQMAKTSAALASLAENKLPYISVLTDPTFGGVSASFAFLGDYIIAEPGAMIGFAGPRVIKQTIGEDLPEGFQRAEFLLEHGLIDMVVKRDELKKTISDLLRFSLKSAS encoded by the coding sequence ATGGGATTTGGAGATTTCTTGAAAAAATTTAAAAAACCTCAGCCGAGCAAACAAGAGCAGACTACATGGGTAAAATGTCCTGCGTGCGGGGCTATTAGTTTTTATAAAGAAGTTCAAAAACAACACAATACTTGTCCGAAGTGCGGGTATCATTTTAGGATGAGTGCACAAGAGAGAATCGAAATGCTCGCAGACGAAGGAACGTTTGTAGAGTATGACAAAAACTTAGAACCAAACGACCCTCTAAACTTCGTAGACAAAAAAAGCTACAAAAAAAGAATCGAAGAAAACTACAAAAAAACCGGTAGAAAAAGCTCGGTTATCTCGGGTGAATGTAAAATAAACGAAATCCCAACCCAACTCGTCGTATTTGATTTTGCGTTTATGGGCGGAAGCTTAGGAAGCGTAGAAGGCGAAAAAATCGCAAGAGCCGTTATGAGAGCTATAGAAAAAAGACAAGGACTCGTAATAGTATCTACAAGCGGCGGTGCGAGAATGCAAGAGAGTACTTTTAGTCTTATGCAAATGGCAAAAACTTCTGCGGCACTTGCAAGTTTAGCGGAAAACAAACTTCCTTATATTTCAGTACTAACAGACCCTACTTTCGGCGGTGTTAGTGCTTCTTTCGCCTTTTTGGGAGACTATATCATCGCAGAACCGGGAGCTATGATAGGTTTTGCGGGACCGAGAGTCATAAAACAAACAATCGGTGAAGATTTGCCTGAAGGCTTCCAAAGAGCCGAATTCCTACTCGAACACGGCCTTATCGATATGGTCGTAAAAAGAGACGAACTTAAAAAAACAATCTCCGATTTACTAAGATTTTCATTAAAGAGCGCATCTTAA
- a CDS encoding mechanosensitive ion channel family protein gives MNQYLDLALTWGIKIIGAIAIYIIGKWIAKLLTNLFRKMLERSNTDVTLVKFLGDLVYFGLIVLVIIAALGTLGVNTTSFAAIIGAAGLAVGLALQGNIANFGAGVVLLFLRPFKVGDFVEAGGATGVVDQIGIFNTTFKTGDNRVIIVPNSNIIGGNITNYSREAIRRIDLVIGVGYEDDLKLVKSTLEEILANHPKVLKDPAPAVALAELADSSVNFNVRPWVKSEDYWGVRSELLEIIKTTFDEKGINIPYPQMDVHVDNKAA, from the coding sequence ATGAACCAATACCTCGATTTAGCCCTAACATGGGGAATCAAAATTATCGGCGCGATCGCCATTTATATTATCGGTAAATGGATTGCAAAGTTATTAACTAATCTGTTTAGAAAAATGCTTGAGCGCTCAAACACTGACGTGACTCTTGTAAAATTCTTAGGAGACCTTGTATATTTCGGTCTTATCGTACTTGTAATTATCGCTGCTCTTGGTACTCTTGGAGTTAATACTACTTCATTCGCAGCTATTATCGGTGCTGCCGGTTTAGCGGTAGGTCTTGCGCTTCAAGGAAATATCGCAAACTTCGGTGCTGGAGTTGTGCTACTATTCCTAAGACCTTTCAAAGTTGGAGATTTCGTAGAAGCTGGCGGAGCTACAGGTGTTGTAGATCAAATCGGTATTTTCAATACAACATTCAAAACGGGTGACAATAGAGTGATTATCGTACCAAACTCTAACATCATCGGCGGAAACATCACAAACTATTCAAGAGAAGCTATCAGAAGAATCGACCTTGTTATCGGAGTAGGATACGAAGACGACCTAAAACTTGTAAAATCTACTCTTGAAGAAATCTTAGCTAACCATCCGAAAGTCCTAAAAGACCCTGCACCTGCGGTAGCTCTTGCGGAACTTGCGGACAGCAGCGTAAACTTCAACGTAAGACCTTGGGTTAAAAGTGAAGATTATTGGGGTGTAAGAAGCGAACTTCTTGAAATCATCAAAACAACATTCGACGAAAAAGGAATCAACATCCCTTATCCTCAAATGGATGTTCACGTAGACAACAAAGCGGCTTAA
- a CDS encoding thioredoxin fold domain-containing protein — MKKILIGISAAVMLFASQNTQKEAMEALKASPLYNQIIKAKKEGLPIKAQKIDGLYVYRLTTPRGVIYIYLTADKKYTFIGNAIDNKTKKPIQIAKNANIINKGVMFTFGKGKKEIYLVTDPECPFCRKMEAMKKDILEKNYKVHVILLPLPFHKYARPMSYYILAGKTDAQRAKRMKEVLSGSDAWKKFKPTKEQIKKFEEELKNAQIAAEELDARGTPSVFDKNFNPIPWPTLGDKK; from the coding sequence ATGAAAAAAATTTTAATAGGAATAAGTGCGGCGGTTATGCTTTTTGCAAGCCAAAACACTCAAAAAGAAGCTATGGAAGCGCTAAAAGCAAGCCCGCTTTATAATCAGATTATAAAAGCTAAAAAAGAAGGACTTCCGATAAAAGCTCAAAAAATCGACGGACTTTACGTATATAGACTTACGACTCCAAGAGGTGTAATTTATATCTATCTGACTGCCGATAAAAAATATACGTTTATAGGAAACGCAATCGACAACAAAACAAAAAAACCTATCCAAATTGCAAAAAACGCAAACATCATCAATAAAGGCGTTATGTTTACTTTCGGTAAAGGTAAAAAAGAGATTTATCTCGTAACAGACCCTGAGTGTCCGTTTTGTAGAAAAATGGAAGCTATGAAAAAAGATATTTTGGAAAAAAACTACAAAGTTCACGTAATATTACTACCTCTTCCGTTTCATAAATACGCAAGACCTATGAGTTATTATATCTTGGCAGGTAAAACGGACGCCCAAAGAGCTAAAAGAATGAAAGAAGTACTCTCTGGCAGCGACGCTTGGAAAAAATTCAAACCAACAAAAGAGCAAATCAAAAAATTCGAAGAAGAGCTTAAAAACGCTCAAATAGCAGCGGAAGAGCTTGATGCAAGAGGAACTCCGAGCGTATTTGATAAAAATTTCAATCCTATTCCTTGGCCTACTTTAGGAGATAAAAAATGA
- the accB gene encoding acetyl-CoA carboxylase biotin carboxyl carrier protein, with the protein MDLRELKKLLEAFDKSKTNILELETEEFRIYLDKTAPSAAATVAPQASAPQQITSVENAPVVQKVEAKPECEVEGDLITSPMVGTFYQAPSPDSPPYVKVGDKVKKGQTLCIIEAMKIMNELEAEFDCEILEVLVEDGQPVEFDTPLFRVKRLS; encoded by the coding sequence ATGGATTTAAGAGAACTAAAAAAACTGCTTGAGGCATTTGATAAATCAAAAACGAATATTCTCGAGCTTGAAACCGAAGAATTCAGAATCTATCTTGATAAAACAGCTCCGAGTGCCGCTGCTACGGTAGCGCCGCAAGCAAGCGCACCGCAACAAATCACGTCGGTAGAAAACGCTCCTGTCGTACAAAAAGTAGAAGCGAAACCTGAGTGTGAAGTTGAGGGTGATTTGATAACATCTCCTATGGTAGGTACTTTTTATCAAGCGCCGAGCCCTGATTCTCCTCCGTACGTAAAAGTGGGAGACAAAGTAAAAAAAGGTCAAACTTTATGTATTATCGAAGCTATGAAAATTATGAACGAGCTTGAAGCGGAGTTTGACTGCGAGATTTTGGAAGTGTTGGTGGAAGACGGTCAGCCGGTGGAATTCGACACTCCATTATTTAGGGTAAAAAGGCTAAGCTAA
- a CDS encoding DUF3108 domain-containing protein codes for MRYILLFLIAIFAYSKTYVATYSAKYGWFGTIATAKGVYERNETDYKIMTTVKTKGFAASISGHLTQTYISEGKVINGRLVPTHYIVDIKRHGDDYYRIYIFDHKNKSVIKKRYKNGKLTKEYKYYYAPDDILTLYWNLPLYLKDKKETYIFHAVGGSKKNGKVEITFPQGEELKELKKTFKVNGTYLKANLYNKVFAGDKGVLYLVIDPTNWVTVAGMVKNVLKIGDLKGKMDYLKIEDK; via the coding sequence ATGAGATATATTTTACTATTTTTGATAGCGATTTTTGCATACTCAAAAACATACGTCGCAACATACAGCGCAAAATACGGTTGGTTCGGTACAATCGCAACGGCAAAAGGCGTATATGAAAGAAACGAAACGGACTATAAAATTATGACTACCGTCAAAACAAAAGGTTTCGCAGCTTCAATCTCGGGACACCTCACCCAAACATACATTAGCGAAGGAAAAGTAATAAACGGCAGACTCGTCCCTACACACTACATCGTAGATATCAAAAGACACGGAGACGATTATTATAGAATCTATATTTTCGACCACAAAAACAAAAGCGTAATCAAAAAAAGATACAAAAACGGCAAACTTACGAAAGAGTACAAATACTACTATGCACCCGATGATATTTTGACTCTATATTGGAACCTACCTCTTTATTTAAAAGACAAAAAAGAAACATACATCTTCCACGCAGTCGGCGGCAGCAAAAAAAACGGAAAAGTCGAAATTACATTTCCGCAAGGTGAAGAGTTAAAAGAGCTCAAAAAAACTTTCAAAGTCAACGGAACATACCTAAAAGCAAACCTTTACAACAAAGTTTTTGCAGGGGATAAGGGAGTTTTATATCTCGTAATAGACCCGACGAACTGGGTAACCGTTGCGGGAATGGTAAAAAACGTACTCAAAATCGGGGATTTAAAAGGAAAAATGGATTATCTTAAAATTGAAGACAAATAA
- a CDS encoding thiamine phosphate synthase: MALYALLDFDTLKKYDISIKDFCKTAKGLKAKIIQYRDKNSSLEEKKQRLLEIRKYWKKTLIINDIIELLPYCDGIHIGQEDLENLSQKYNLSKYEIIEKLRTGELLEWKIEHGTWIIKNEKNFPLSVVNYKFIVGLSTHNKEEILEANKLPLSYIGLGAYRPTSTKDTSNILGQKVIELIKYSYHPVAVIGGVKIYDKIPSKFKVVGSDICRLTSSRSKKRKISKRKLKSL, encoded by the coding sequence ATGGCTCTTTATGCCCTTCTTGATTTCGATACTCTCAAAAAATACGATATAAGTATAAAAGACTTTTGTAAAACCGCAAAAGGCTTAAAAGCAAAAATCATCCAATACAGAGACAAAAACTCCTCTCTTGAAGAAAAAAAGCAACGACTTTTAGAAATAAGAAAATATTGGAAAAAGACTCTTATTATCAACGACATAATCGAGCTTTTACCATATTGCGACGGCATACACATCGGACAAGAAGACCTCGAAAATCTCTCTCAAAAATATAATCTCAGCAAATACGAAATAATAGAAAAATTAAGAACGGGCGAGCTATTAGAATGGAAAATAGAACATGGAACATGGATAATAAAGAATGAAAAAAATTTTCCATTATCCGTTGTCAATTATAAATTTATTGTCGGTCTCTCCACCCACAACAAAGAAGAAATATTAGAAGCGAACAAGCTTCCACTAAGCTATATAGGTTTAGGAGCCTACAGACCAACCTCCACAAAAGACACTTCCAATATTTTGGGGCAAAAAGTTATAGAGCTCATAAAATATTCTTATCATCCGGTTGCAGTTATCGGAGGCGTTAAAATTTATGATAAAATTCCGTCAAAATTTAAAGTTGTAGGAAGTGATATATGCAGATTAACGTCTTCTCGATCGAAAAAAAGGAAGATTTCAAAAAGGAAATTGAAGAGTTTATAA
- the dcd gene encoding dCTP deaminase, whose protein sequence is MGVKSDKWIRTMAKNFGMIEPFEEKQVRKGIISYGVSSYGYDIRVSDEFMVFTNINSTVVDPKNFDERNVVKIKGDCIIPPNSFALCRSVEYFRMPRDVLAICVGKSTYARCGIIVNVTPIEPEWEGHITIEISNTTPLPAKIYANEGIAQLIFLGADDDMCDISYADKGGKYHGQQGITLPKVDK, encoded by the coding sequence ATGGGTGTCAAGTCTGATAAGTGGATTAGGACTATGGCTAAAAATTTCGGCATGATAGAGCCGTTTGAAGAGAAGCAGGTAAGAAAAGGAATCATAAGCTACGGAGTGAGCTCTTACGGATACGATATAAGAGTCAGCGACGAATTTATGGTATTTACGAATATCAACTCCACAGTCGTAGACCCTAAAAACTTCGATGAAAGAAACGTCGTAAAAATCAAAGGCGATTGTATTATTCCTCCGAATTCCTTCGCACTTTGCAGAAGCGTGGAATATTTCAGGATGCCAAGAGACGTTTTGGCGATATGCGTAGGAAAAAGCACTTACGCAAGATGCGGTATCATCGTAAACGTAACGCCAATCGAGCCCGAATGGGAAGGACATATAACTATAGAAATCTCAAACACTACGCCACTTCCGGCGAAAATCTACGCAAACGAAGGAATAGCTCAGCTTATTTTCTTAGGCGCGGATGACGATATGTGCGATATAAGCTACGCGGACAAAGGCGGAAAATACCACGGACAGCAAGGTATTACGCTTCCTAAGGTGGATAAATGA
- a CDS encoding acetyl-CoA carboxylase biotin carboxylase subunit, translating into MKRILIANRGEIALRAIRAIHKLNKEAVCVYSTADKEAIYLEFADGAVCVGPAPSNQSYLNIPAIITAAEMTECDAIFPGYGFLSENQTFVEVCKAHNIAFIGPSLEVMELMADKSKAKEVMKKAGVPVIPGSEGAIKDVEEAKKVAREIGYPVILKAASGGGGRGMRVVEDESYLENAFLAASSEAESAFGDPTIYMEKYIEKPRHVEVQILGDKHGNVIHLGERDCSLQRRHQKLIEESPATILDEETRKKLHETAVKAAKAIGYYSAGTIEFLVDKDLNFYFMEMNTRLQVEHPVSEMVTGLDLVEWMIRVEEGEKIPSQDEIEIKGHAIECRILAEDPEKFIPSPGKIQKLYIPGGKDVRVDTHIYAGYIIPQYYDSLIAKVITWGRDRNEAIEIMKEALREFKVSGIKTTIPFHLKMLENEDFLNNNYDTKYLETKGMA; encoded by the coding sequence ATGAAAAGAATCTTAATAGCAAACAGAGGCGAAATCGCACTAAGAGCGATAAGAGCCATCCACAAACTAAACAAAGAAGCCGTTTGCGTATATTCTACGGCCGATAAAGAAGCGATTTATCTTGAATTTGCTGACGGGGCGGTTTGTGTCGGTCCCGCACCGAGCAACCAAAGCTACCTAAACATCCCGGCAATCATTACGGCTGCCGAAATGACCGAATGTGACGCTATTTTTCCGGGATACGGGTTTTTGAGCGAAAATCAGACGTTTGTAGAGGTGTGTAAAGCTCACAATATCGCTTTTATAGGTCCTTCTTTGGAAGTAATGGAGCTTATGGCGGATAAATCTAAAGCTAAAGAAGTTATGAAAAAAGCCGGTGTTCCCGTAATTCCCGGAAGTGAAGGCGCTATAAAAGACGTAGAAGAAGCGAAAAAAGTAGCACGTGAAATCGGATATCCCGTAATCCTCAAAGCCGCAAGCGGAGGCGGGGGTAGAGGTATGAGAGTCGTCGAAGACGAAAGCTACCTTGAAAATGCGTTTTTAGCCGCAAGTAGCGAAGCCGAGAGTGCATTTGGCGACCCGACTATCTATATGGAAAAATATATCGAAAAACCTCGCCACGTAGAAGTGCAAATCTTGGGAGATAAACACGGAAACGTAATTCATTTGGGTGAGAGAGACTGCTCGCTTCAAAGAAGACACCAAAAGCTTATAGAAGAATCTCCGGCTACTATCCTTGATGAAGAAACAAGAAAAAAACTCCACGAAACAGCCGTAAAAGCGGCAAAAGCTATCGGGTATTATAGTGCCGGGACTATCGAATTTTTGGTAGATAAAGACTTGAACTTTTACTTTATGGAGATGAATACGAGACTTCAAGTGGAACATCCCGTAAGCGAAATGGTAACGGGTCTTGATTTGGTAGAGTGGATGATAAGAGTGGAAGAAGGCGAAAAAATCCCGAGCCAAGACGAAATCGAAATCAAAGGTCACGCAATAGAGTGCAGAATCTTAGCCGAAGACCCGGAAAAATTCATCCCAAGCCCCGGAAAAATCCAAAAACTATATATCCCTGGAGGAAAAGACGTAAGAGTCGATACTCATATTTACGCAGGATATATTATTCCTCAATATTACGACAGCTTGATAGCCAAAGTAATCACATGGGGAAGAGACAGAAACGAAGCTATCGAGATTATGAAAGAAGCTCTTAGAGAATTCAAAGTCAGCGGAATAAAAACGACTATTCCTTTCCACCTAAAAATGCTTGAAAACGAAGACTTCCTAAACAACAACTACGATACGAAATACTTGGAAACAAAAGGGATGGCATAA
- the pyrF gene encoding orotidine-5'-phosphate decarboxylase yields the protein MKLCIALDNPTKEENLKLANELKEYANDLWLKVGFRSYIRDNNRFLEELKNLGYNIFLDLKLYDIPNTMADAAEEIAKLDIDMFNVHASAGIKAMQTVMQRLSKFQKRPLVLAVTALTSFDNEEFKRIYGKDINEKAEEFAIDAHKAGLDGVVCSVWESLDIKKATSNDFITLTPGIRPFGEDAGDQKRVADIKAAKENSVDFIVVGRPIYKSQNPKEKVEKILKEIK from the coding sequence ATGAAACTATGTATCGCCCTTGACAATCCGACAAAAGAAGAAAACCTAAAACTCGCAAACGAACTAAAAGAGTACGCAAACGATTTATGGCTGAAAGTGGGATTTAGAAGCTACATAAGAGATAATAACCGATTTTTAGAAGAGTTGAAAAATTTAGGTTATAATATCTTTTTGGATTTGAAACTATACGATATTCCCAATACTATGGCGGATGCCGCGGAAGAAATCGCAAAACTTGATATTGATATGTTTAACGTACACGCAAGTGCGGGAATAAAAGCGATGCAAACGGTAATGCAAAGGCTTTCGAAATTCCAAAAAAGACCTCTTGTGCTTGCGGTTACGGCGCTTACGAGTTTCGATAACGAAGAGTTTAAGCGAATATACGGCAAAGATATAAACGAAAAAGCCGAAGAGTTCGCAATCGACGCGCACAAAGCCGGACTTGACGGCGTGGTTTGCAGTGTTTGGGAGAGTCTTGATATCAAAAAAGCGACTTCAAACGATTTTATAACCCTAACTCCCGGAATCAGACCTTTTGGCGAAGATGCGGGAGACCAAAAAAGAGTGGCGGATATAAAAGCCGCAAAAGAAAATTCAGTTGATTTTATAGTAGTGGGAAGACCGATATATAAATCGCAAAATCCCAAAGAAAAAGTTGAGAAGATATTAAAGGAGATTAAATGA
- a CDS encoding 23S rRNA (pseudouridine(1915)-N(3))-methyltransferase RlmH, producing the protein MQINVFSIEKKEDFKKEIEEFIKKSKQFANVKNITLYSKNLAKTNNPQQEYSKIFEKYTQNGFNIILTPEGKLIDSYEFSKFFEHSLVNFFIAGAYGFDEDFKSKGVNISLSPLTMSHKIAKLVLFEQIYRGLSIKHNHPYHK; encoded by the coding sequence ATGCAGATTAACGTCTTCTCGATCGAAAAAAAGGAAGATTTCAAAAAGGAAATTGAAGAGTTTATAAAAAAATCAAAACAATTCGCCAACGTCAAAAATATCACGCTTTACTCAAAAAACCTCGCAAAAACGAACAATCCTCAACAAGAGTATTCAAAAATCTTTGAAAAATATACCCAAAACGGCTTTAATATTATCCTAACTCCCGAAGGTAAACTTATAGACAGCTATGAATTTTCAAAGTTTTTTGAGCACTCTTTGGTTAATTTTTTTATTGCGGGGGCTTACGGATTTGATGAAGATTTTAAATCAAAGGGTGTGAATATTTCGCTCAGTCCCCTTACCATGAGCCATAAAATTGCCAAATTAGTGCTATTCGAACAAATTTACAGGGGGCTTAGCATAAAACACAATCATCCTTACCATAAATAA
- a CDS encoding D-2-hydroxyacid dehydrogenase, translating into MTIVFLDALTLGDVDFDRFRKFGEVKIYQTTPADKTLERVKDADIVVTNKVVIDKEIMDNSNIKFIQIAATGMNNVDLEYAKKKGIPVKNVAGYSTKAVVQQTFALVLGLLNKVCYFDEYTRNEYPNSEIFTHIKNWFEIAGKRWGIIGLGTIGKEVAKIAEAFGAEVVYYSTSGKNNNSEYKRVELEELMKTSDIISIHAPLNENTKNLIKEKELMMMKDNAVIVNLGRGGIINEKDLAKTLEKKDILVGLDVFEKEPVEKDNPILKFKDKTLLSPHIAWTSIEARNKLMDGIYKNIEEYVKQSGN; encoded by the coding sequence ATGACAATAGTTTTTTTGGATGCGTTGACTTTGGGAGATGTGGATTTTGATAGGTTTAGGAAATTCGGTGAAGTAAAAATCTATCAAACGACTCCAGCTGATAAAACCTTGGAGAGAGTAAAAGATGCCGATATCGTCGTAACGAATAAGGTAGTTATCGATAAAGAAATTATGGATAACAGCAATATAAAATTTATCCAAATAGCGGCTACGGGGATGAATAACGTGGATTTGGAATATGCGAAGAAAAAAGGAATACCCGTAAAAAACGTAGCCGGATATTCTACAAAAGCGGTTGTTCAGCAGACTTTTGCGTTGGTGCTCGGGCTTTTGAATAAAGTGTGTTATTTTGACGAATATACAAGAAACGAGTATCCAAATAGCGAGATTTTTACTCATATTAAAAATTGGTTTGAGATTGCAGGTAAAAGATGGGGGATTATCGGGCTTGGTACTATCGGAAAAGAGGTTGCGAAAATTGCCGAGGCTTTCGGGGCTGAGGTGGTGTATTATTCCACAAGCGGAAAAAACAATAACAGCGAATATAAAAGAGTGGAGCTTGAAGAGCTTATGAAAACAAGCGACATCATCTCAATTCACGCACCTCTAAACGAAAATACGAAAAACTTGATAAAAGAAAAAGAGCTTATGATGATGAAAGATAATGCGGTTATTGTCAATCTCGGAAGAGGCGGAATTATAAACGAAAAAGATTTGGCAAAAACGCTTGAGAAAAAAGATATTTTAGTAGGGCTTGACGTATTTGAAAAAGAGCCTGTTGAAAAAGATAATCCTATTTTGAAATTTAAAGATAAAACATTACTAAGCCCTCATATCGCTTGGACGAGTATCGAAGCCAGAAATAAACTGATGGACGGAATTTATAAGAATATCGAAGAGTATGTAAAACAAAGCGGAAATTAA
- a CDS encoding tRNA dihydrouridine synthase, protein MSTSTHKSAKYFLAPLAGYTDLPFRSVVKKFGCDMTFSEMINVNAIAYNNEKTKKMMQKSPLETPYFIQVAANNVENAIKAVEIINEMEEVDGIDINLGCPVNKARRSGFGGVLLKDENKEKLKEIVSAIVKTSKKPVSAKMRLGFDEIVAVDRAKMLEDLGIEFLTVHGRTVKQMYKGQANYEEIKKVVEAVNIPVIANGDITDYEKAKFVLEYTGAVGVAIGRGAIGKPWIFLEMKQQGDITPQQKKEVILEHFDQMIYWYGEYGVILFRKHAHAYSKGIAKASEFRSKINEVKDAKTARELIEEYF, encoded by the coding sequence ATGAGTACATCGACTCACAAATCTGCTAAATATTTCTTAGCTCCCCTTGCGGGATATACCGACCTACCTTTTAGAAGTGTTGTAAAAAAATTCGGCTGCGATATGACGTTTAGCGAAATGATAAACGTCAACGCAATCGCTTACAACAACGAAAAAACGAAAAAAATGATGCAAAAATCTCCTCTTGAAACCCCTTATTTCATTCAAGTAGCCGCAAATAACGTCGAAAACGCTATAAAAGCCGTAGAAATCATAAACGAAATGGAAGAAGTCGACGGAATAGATATAAATTTGGGCTGTCCCGTAAATAAAGCCAGAAGAAGCGGATTTGGAGGAGTGCTTCTTAAAGACGAAAACAAAGAAAAACTAAAAGAGATAGTAAGTGCTATCGTAAAAACCTCAAAAAAACCCGTAAGCGCCAAAATGAGACTCGGATTTGACGAGATAGTCGCCGTAGATAGAGCTAAAATGCTTGAAGATTTGGGAATAGAGTTTCTAACCGTACACGGAAGAACGGTCAAACAGATGTATAAAGGTCAAGCAAACTACGAAGAGATAAAAAAAGTAGTAGAAGCCGTAAATATTCCCGTAATCGCAAACGGAGACATTACCGACTACGAAAAAGCGAAATTCGTTCTTGAATATACCGGAGCCGTAGGAGTTGCTATCGGTAGAGGAGCTATCGGAAAACCTTGGATTTTTCTTGAAATGAAACAACAAGGAGATATCACTCCACAGCAGAAAAAAGAGGTGATTTTGGAACATTTCGACCAGATGATATATTGGTACGGCGAATACGGAGTGATTTTGTTTAGAAAACACGCTCACGCCTACTCAAAAGGAATTGCAAAAGCCTCAGAATTCAGAAGCAAAATAAACGAAGTAAAAGACGCCAAAACAGCCAGAGAACTTATTGAGGAGTATTTTTAG
- a CDS encoding suhb, protein MSLASNFVDATLCCALKVIRALHEELNLFEEKGIGFGGDRSLNIDLIAEKIFIKKLSEFGNILSEEAGFIDNGKDKKIVIDPIDGSYNVSNNIPYFGCSVYFEDTASVVVNLSNGDYFVKDDKGKRFDNLFRKPFHANFRHDVILFEKAYQNPDMVAKLAKHSLKFRAPGALSLSLSYGEASKAVIYKGEIREFDIAAAKFYNSDCHWHFEEDLIVMSPKKEYLEEVLSIIKE, encoded by the coding sequence ATGAGTCTTGCGAGTAATTTCGTAGATGCGACTCTTTGCTGTGCGCTAAAAGTAATAAGAGCTCTTCACGAAGAGCTCAATCTTTTTGAAGAAAAAGGGATAGGATTCGGAGGAGACAGAAGCCTAAACATCGACCTTATCGCCGAAAAGATTTTTATTAAAAAACTTAGCGAATTCGGAAATATTCTAAGCGAAGAAGCGGGATTTATCGATAACGGAAAAGATAAAAAAATCGTAATCGACCCGATAGACGGGAGCTATAACGTATCAAACAATATTCCTTATTTCGGATGTAGTGTTTATTTTGAAGATACGGCAAGCGTAGTTGTTAACTTAAGCAACGGGGATTATTTCGTAAAAGATGACAAAGGTAAAAGATTTGACAACCTATTTAGAAAACCGTTTCACGCAAATTTTAGACATGACGTAATTCTATTCGAAAAAGCGTATCAAAACCCTGATATGGTAGCCAAACTCGCAAAACACAGCCTAAAATTCAGAGCTCCGGGAGCTCTTAGCCTCTCTTTATCATACGGAGAAGCGAGCAAAGCCGTAATTTATAAAGGCGAAATCAGAGAATTCGACATCGCAGCGGCAAAATTTTATAATAGCGATTGCCATTGGCACTTTGAAGAGGACTTAATCGTAATGAGTCCTAAAAAAGAATATTTGGAAGAAGTTTTAAGTATAATAAAGGAATAA